A stretch of the Strigops habroptila isolate Jane chromosome 15, bStrHab1.2.pri, whole genome shotgun sequence genome encodes the following:
- the ENDOG gene encoding endonuclease G, mitochondrial gives MLRSRWLLPGAALAVGAGLGATLTRRRAEGDAAEGLLGRLPVVPAVAAAGPPALPGSAPVELTKYGLPGLAQLRSRESYVLCYDPRSRSALWVIEQLNRETLSGASERAGCEFQEDDSVHEYHRATNADYRGSGFDRGHLAAAANHKWSQKAMRDTFYLSNIAPQDPHLNQNAWNNLEKYSRSLARNNKNVYVCTGPLFLPRMEADGKMYVKYQVIGKNNVAVPTHFFKVLILEKESGEIELRSYVMPNSPVDDKIPLERFLVPIESIERASGLLFVPNILKRTSNLKAITAGSKR, from the exons ATGCTGCGGAGCCGGTGGCTGCTGCCCGGGGCCGCGCTTGCGGTGGGCGCGGGGCTGGGAGCGACCCTCACCCGCCGCCGGGCCGAGGGCGATGCGGCGGAGGGGCTGCTGGGCCGCCTGCCCGTGGTGCCCGCGGtggcggcggccgggccgcCCGCGCTGCCGGGCTCGGCGCCGGTCGAGCTGACCAAGTACGGGCTGCCCGGGCTGGCGCAGCTGCGGAGCCGCGAGTCCTACGTGTTGTGCTACGACCCGCGGAGCCGCAGCGCGCTCTGGGTCATCGAGCAGCTCAACCGGGAGACCCTCAGCGGCGCCTCGGAGCGCGCCGGGTGCGAGTTCCAGGAGGACGACTCGGTGCACGAGTACCACCGCGCCACCAACGCCGACTACCGCGGCAGCGGCTTCGACCGCGGGCACCTGGCGGCCGCCGCCAACCACAAGTGGAGCCAGAAAGCGATGCGGGACACGTTCTACCTCAGCAACATCGCCCCGCAG GATCCTCATTTGAACCAGAATGCCTGGAATAACCTTGAGAAGTACAGCAGGAGCTTGGCGAGGAACAACAAGAACGTCTATGTCTGCACAGGGCCCCTTTTCCTGCCCAG GATGGAGGCTGATGGGAAGATGTACGTCAAGTACCAAGTGATTGGGAAGAACAACGTGGCTGTTCCCACCCACTTCTTCAAGGTGCTCATCTTGGAAAAGGAGAGTGGGGAGATTGAGTTGCGCTCGTACGTGATGCCCAACAGCCCTGTGGATGACAAAATCCCCCTGGAACGGTTCCTGGTCCCCATTGAGAGCATTGAACGAGCCTCAGGGCTCCTCTTTGTCCCAAACATCTTGAAGAGAACAAGTAACTTGAAAGCCATCACGGCTGGAAGCAAGCGTTGA
- the TBC1D13 gene encoding TBC1 domain family member 13 isoform X1 codes for MSRLHRSRIADFQEVLGEPTVALAKLRDLCFSGIPFDGGLRCLCWKILLNYLPLEKALWSSLLKKQRDLYSQFLKEMIIQPGIAKANLGVSREDVTLEDHPLNPNPDSRWNTYFKDNEVLLQIDKDVRRLYPDMAFFQRPTDYPCLLILDPQNEFETLRKRVEQTTLKSQTVARNRSGVTNVSSPLKTTPNALSEYEVLPNGCEAHWEVVERILFIYAKLNPGIAYVQGMNEIVGPLYYTFATDPNSEWKEHAEADTFFCFTNLMAEIRDNFIKSLDDSQCGITYKMEKVYSTLKEKDVELYLKLQEQNIKPQFFAFRWLTLLLSQEFLLPDVIRIWDSLFADDKRFDFLLLVCCAMLTLIRDQLLEGDFTLNMRLLQDYPISDVHLILKKAKELQDSK; via the exons ATGTCGCGGTTGCACCGGAGCAG GATCGCGGACTTCCAGGAGGTGCTCGGCGAACCCACGGTGGCGCTGGCCAAGCTCCGCGACCTGTGCTTCAGCG GAATTCCCTTTGATGGTGGGCTGCGCTGCCTGTGCTGGAAG ATACTCCTGAACTACCTCCCTTTAGAGAAAGCCTTATGGAGCTCTTTGCTGAAGAAACAGAG GGATCTGTATTCCCAGTTCCTCAAGGAAATGATTATCCAGCCTGGGATCGCCAAAGCCAACCTGGGTGTTTCAAGGGAAGATGTGACCTTAGAAGATCAT CCCCTCAATCCAAATCCAGACAGCCGATGGAATACTTACTTCAAGGATAACGAAGTGCTTCTCCAGATAGACAAAGATGTCAG GAGGCTGTACCCTGACATGGCATTCTTCCAGCGCCCAACAGACTACCCCTGCCTTTTAATCCTGGACCCCCAGAATGAGTTTGAGACGCTGCGCAAGCGGGTGGAGCAGACAACGCTCAAGTCACAGACGGTGGCACGGAACCGCAGCGGGGTCACAAAT GTGAGCTCCCCTCTTAAAACAACACCTAACGCTCTGAGTGAGTATGAAGTTCTGCCCAACGGCTGTGAAGCTCACTGGGAAGTGGTGGAGCGAATCCTGTTCATCTATGCCAAGCTGAACCCTGGGATAGCATATGTGCAAGGGATGAATGAAATCGTGGGGCCTCTCTACTACACCTTTGCTACAGATCCTAATAGCGAATGGAAAG aaCATGCTGAAGCAgacacatttttctgctttaccaATCTAATGGCTGAAATTCGGGACAATTTCATTAAGAGCCTGGATGATTCTCAGTGTGGTATTACCTACAAAATGGAGAAGGTCTACTCCaccctgaaagaaaaagatgtggaGCTGTATTTGAAACTG CAAGAACAGAACATCAAACCCCAGTTCTTTGCCTTCCGCTGGCTGACGCTGCTCTTGTCCCAAGAGTTCCTGCTGCCGGATGTCATCCGCATCTGGGACTCCCTCTTCGCTGACGACAAGCGCTTCGATTTTCTTCTGCTCGTCTGTTGTGCCATGTTGAC ACTAATCCGGGATCAGTTGCTGGAAGGAGACTTCACTCTGAACATGAGGCTGCTACAG GATTATCCTATCTCTGATGTTCATCTGATTTTGAAGAAGGCAAAAGAACTTCAAGATTCCAAATAG
- the TBC1D13 gene encoding TBC1 domain family member 13 isoform X2, protein MSRLHRSRIADFQEVLGEPTVALAKLRDLCFSGIPFDGGLRCLCWKILLNYLPLEKALWSSLLKKQRDLYSQFLKEMIIQPGIAKANLGVSREDVTLEDHPLNPNPDSRWNTYFKDNEVLLQIDKDVRRLYPDMAFFQRPTDYPCLLILDPQNEFETLRKRVEQTTLKSQTVARNRSGVTNVSSPLKTTPNALSEYEVLPNGCEAHWEVVERILFIYAKLNPGIAYVQGMNEIVGPLYYTFATDPNSEWKEHAEADTFFCFTNLMAEIRDNFIKSLDDSQCGITYKMEKVYSTLKEKDVELYLKLGTGQEHVFILCLVHV, encoded by the exons ATGTCGCGGTTGCACCGGAGCAG GATCGCGGACTTCCAGGAGGTGCTCGGCGAACCCACGGTGGCGCTGGCCAAGCTCCGCGACCTGTGCTTCAGCG GAATTCCCTTTGATGGTGGGCTGCGCTGCCTGTGCTGGAAG ATACTCCTGAACTACCTCCCTTTAGAGAAAGCCTTATGGAGCTCTTTGCTGAAGAAACAGAG GGATCTGTATTCCCAGTTCCTCAAGGAAATGATTATCCAGCCTGGGATCGCCAAAGCCAACCTGGGTGTTTCAAGGGAAGATGTGACCTTAGAAGATCAT CCCCTCAATCCAAATCCAGACAGCCGATGGAATACTTACTTCAAGGATAACGAAGTGCTTCTCCAGATAGACAAAGATGTCAG GAGGCTGTACCCTGACATGGCATTCTTCCAGCGCCCAACAGACTACCCCTGCCTTTTAATCCTGGACCCCCAGAATGAGTTTGAGACGCTGCGCAAGCGGGTGGAGCAGACAACGCTCAAGTCACAGACGGTGGCACGGAACCGCAGCGGGGTCACAAAT GTGAGCTCCCCTCTTAAAACAACACCTAACGCTCTGAGTGAGTATGAAGTTCTGCCCAACGGCTGTGAAGCTCACTGGGAAGTGGTGGAGCGAATCCTGTTCATCTATGCCAAGCTGAACCCTGGGATAGCATATGTGCAAGGGATGAATGAAATCGTGGGGCCTCTCTACTACACCTTTGCTACAGATCCTAATAGCGAATGGAAAG aaCATGCTGAAGCAgacacatttttctgctttaccaATCTAATGGCTGAAATTCGGGACAATTTCATTAAGAGCCTGGATGATTCTCAGTGTGGTATTACCTACAAAATGGAGAAGGTCTACTCCaccctgaaagaaaaagatgtggaGCTGTATTTGAAACTG GGGACTGGCCAAGAGCACGTATTCATTCTTTGCCTGGTGCATGTCTGA
- the ZER1 gene encoding protein zer-1 homolog: MASDSPESLMALCTDYCLRNLEGTLCYLLDNETLRLHPDIFLPSEICDKLVNEYVELVKTDSIFEPHESFFTLFSDPRSTRLARIHLREQIVQDQDLEAIRKQDLVELYLTNCEKLTAKSLQTLVSFSHTLISLSLFGCCNIFYEEENPGGCEDDCLVNPTRQVLVKDFTFEGFSRLRFLNLGRLIEGVNVETLLRPLASLAALDLSGIQLNDVGFLTQWKDSLVSLVLYNMDLSEEHIQVIAQLRKLRHLDISRDHLSSYYKFKLTRRVLNLFVENLVNLTSLDISGHTMLENCTIPSMEEKMGQTSIEPAKSSIAPFRGLKRPLQFLGLFETSLCRLTHIPAYKVSGDKNEEQVLNAIEAYTEHRPEITSRAINLLFDIARIERCSQLLRALQLVITALKCHKDDKNIQVTGSAALFYLTNSEYRMEQSVKLRRQVIQVVLNGMESYQEVTVQRNCCLTLCNFSIPEELEFQYRRVNELLLNILNQSRQDESIQRIAVHLCNALVCQVDNDHKEAVGKMGFVMTMLKLIQKKLADKTCDQVMEFSWSALWNITDETPDNCEMFLNYSGMKLFLECLKEFPEKQELHRNMLGLLGNVAEVKELRPQLMTSQFISVFSNLLESKADGIEVSYNACGVLSHIMFDGPEAWGICEPQREEVVKRMWAAIQSWDINSRRNINYRSFEPILRLLPQGISPVSQHWATWALYNLVSVYPDKYCPLLIKEGGIPLLKDMIKMASARQETKEMARKVIEHCSNFKEENMDTSR; the protein is encoded by the exons ATGGCATCCGACAGCCCCGAGTCACTGATGGCCCTGTGCACTGATTACTGCCTTCGCAACTTGGAGGGGACTCTCTGCTACCTCCTGGACAACGAAACTCTCCGGCTCCATCCTGACATTTTCTTGCCGAGCGAGATTTGTGACAAGCTTGTCAATGA GTACGTGGAGCTGGTGAAGACAGACAGCATCTTTGAACCCCACGAAAGCTTCTTCACCCTGTTCTCAGATCCCCGGAGCACCAGGCTAGCTCGGATCCACTTGCGGGAACAGATTGTGCAGGACCAGGACCTGGAGGCCATCAGGAAGCAG GATCTTGTTGAGCTTTACCTGACTAACTGTGAGAAGCTGACAGCCAAGAGCCTACAAACCTTGGTGAGCTTCAGCCACACACTTATCTCCCTTAGCCTCTTTGGCTGCTGTAATATCTTCTATGAGGAGGAGAACCCTGGAGGCTGTGAAGATGACTGTTTGGTGAACCCCACTCGCCAGGTCTTGGTGAAGGACTTTACTTTTGAAGGCTTCAGCCGCTTGCGCTTCCTGAACCTGGGCCGCTTGATTGAGGGGGTTAATGTGGAGACGTTGCTTCGGCCTTTGGCCTCCCTTGCAGCCCTTGATCTCTCTGGGATCCAGCTGAATGATGTGGGATTTCTGACCCAGTGGAAGGACAGTCTGGTTTCCTTAGTGCTTTACAACATGGACCTTTCAGAGGAGCACATCCAAGTGATCGCACAGCTTCGCAAGCTCAG GCACTTGGATATCTCCCGAGACCATCTGTCCAGTTATTACAAATTCAAGCTGACCCGGCGGGTTCTAAACCTGTTTGTGGAAAACTTGGTAAACCTCACGTCGCTCGATATCTCAGGGCACACCATGCTGGAGAACTGCACTATCCCAAGCATGGAGGAGAAGATGGGCCAGACAAG CATTGAGCCAGCAAAGAGCAGCATTGCTCCCTTCCGGGGGCTGAAACGACCACTCCAGTTCTTGGGCCTTTTTGAAACATCTCTCTGCCGCCTGACGCATATTCCAGCCTACAAG GTGAGTGGAGACAAGAATGAAGAGCAAGTCCTGAATGCAATTGAGGCTTACACTGAACACCGGCCAGAAATCACTTCCCGGGCCATCAACCTGCTTTTTGACATAGCCCGTATCGAACgctgcagccagctgctgcGAGCCCTTCAG CTGGTGATCACAGCCCTCAAGTGCCACAAGGATGACAAGAACATCCAGGTGACAGGCAGCGCGGCGCTGTTCTACTTGACCAACTCCGAGTACCGCATGGAGCAGAGCGTAAAGCTGCGGCGCCAGGTCATCCAGGTGGTGCTGAATGGCATGGAGTCCTACCAGGAAGTCACA GTACAGCGGAACTGCTGCCTGACCCTGTGCAACTTCAGCATTCCTGAGGAGCTGGAGTTCCAGTACCGCCGAGTCAACGAGCTGCTGCTGAACATCCTCAACCAGAGCCGGCAGGATGAGTCCATCCAACGCATCGCTGTGCACCTCTGTAACGCTCTGGTCTGCCAGGTGGACAACGACCATAAAGAAGCTGTGGGCAAGATGGGGTTTGTCATG ACAATGCTGAAGTTGATTCAGAAGAAGTTGGCTGATAAAACG TGTGATCAGGTGATGGAGTTCTCCTGGAGTGCCCTCTGGAACATCACTGATGAGACCCCCGATAACTGTGAGATGTTCCTTAACTACAGCGGCATGAAACTGTTCTTGGAGTGCTTGAAA GAGTTCCCAGAGAAGCAGGAACTGCATCGCAACATGCTGGGTCTCCTGGGCAATGTAGCAGAGGTGAAGGAGCTCCGCCCGCAGCTCATGACCTCCCAGTTCATCAGTGTGTTCAG TAActtgctggaaagcaaagcagacgGGATTGAGGTATCCTATAATGCCTGTGGTGTGCTCTCCCATATCATGTTTGATGGTCCAGAGGCTTGGGGTATATGTGAGCCCCAGCGAGAGGAAGTTGTAAAGAGGATGTGGGCAGCAATCCAGAGCTGGGATATCAACTCCAGGAGAAATATCAATTACAG GTCATTTGAACCAATCCTTCGACTTCTTCCACAAGGGATCTCCCCAGTCAGCCAGCACTGGGCTACCTGGGCACTGTATAACCTGGTCTCTGTCTACC ctgacAAGTACTGCCCACTGCTGATCAAAGAAGGTGGGATCCCCCTTCTGAAGGACATGATTAAAATGGCCTCAGCACGGCAAGAGACCAAGGAAATGGCCCG GAAAGTTATAGAGCACTGCAGTAACTTTAAGGAGGAGAACATGGACACTTCCAGATAG